Proteins from a genomic interval of Paenibacillus sp. FSL R5-0623:
- a CDS encoding NCS2 family permease, whose protein sequence is MDRFFKLKENGTNVRTEIVAGLTTFMTMAYILFVNTLFLGQAGAGMSDNAVFFATAVGAGLMTIIMGLFVNIPIALAPGMGLNAYFMTVVLSSNGAITWQAALGAVFLSGIVFIILTVTKIRQMLLVAVPQSIKMAITVGIGLFITIIGFKLANLVAVTVNVAPDADLSQPIPGSSFNLSLGNFITHHDALLALIGLLLIAILMVMRVKGALLIGIVATTLIGIPMGVTNLSGLSGASWLPNFSDLAVGQLDLKGAISLGLFEIIFIFTFVELFDTFGTMVGTATRMGIMKDKKKGEKTIGKAMLVDAVGVSAGAALGTSTITAYVESASGVEAGGRTGLTSVTTGLLFILALFIAPLALVVPSAATAPALIIVGVLMMSQVRSIEWDDFLQAFPAFLTIVLMPFTGGIANGISAGIVSYVILAVFSNLVTERKVKIHWLMWILALIVVCRYVFIGGE, encoded by the coding sequence ATGGATCGTTTCTTTAAATTAAAAGAAAACGGAACAAACGTTAGAACGGAGATTGTTGCGGGTCTCACTACGTTTATGACAATGGCTTACATTCTTTTTGTAAATACGTTGTTCTTGGGACAAGCCGGAGCGGGTATGTCGGATAATGCAGTATTCTTTGCAACAGCCGTCGGCGCCGGATTAATGACTATTATTATGGGATTGTTCGTGAATATTCCGATCGCACTTGCACCAGGTATGGGATTGAATGCGTACTTCATGACTGTCGTTCTAAGCTCGAATGGAGCGATTACTTGGCAGGCTGCTCTCGGAGCGGTATTCCTTTCCGGTATCGTGTTCATTATTTTGACCGTGACAAAGATTCGGCAAATGCTGCTTGTAGCAGTTCCGCAGTCGATCAAAATGGCCATTACGGTTGGTATCGGTCTCTTTATTACCATTATTGGTTTCAAACTTGCTAATCTCGTGGCTGTAACAGTTAATGTTGCACCAGACGCAGATCTGAGTCAGCCGATTCCAGGTAGCAGTTTTAACCTGTCATTGGGTAACTTTATAACACATCACGATGCATTGCTGGCTCTGATTGGTTTGCTCCTTATTGCTATACTGATGGTTATGCGTGTCAAAGGCGCTCTGCTGATCGGGATCGTAGCAACAACGCTGATTGGTATTCCGATGGGAGTTACGAATCTGAGCGGTCTTTCGGGCGCAAGCTGGTTACCTAACTTCAGTGATTTGGCGGTTGGACAGCTGGATTTGAAAGGTGCCATTAGTCTCGGATTGTTTGAGATCATCTTCATCTTTACCTTCGTTGAACTATTCGACACGTTTGGTACGATGGTAGGTACTGCAACACGGATGGGGATTATGAAGGATAAGAAAAAAGGCGAGAAAACAATCGGTAAAGCGATGCTCGTCGATGCAGTTGGTGTCAGCGCAGGTGCTGCACTGGGTACAAGTACCATTACAGCATACGTTGAAAGTGCTTCAGGTGTTGAGGCGGGTGGGCGTACAGGACTGACTTCGGTAACGACAGGTTTGTTGTTCATTTTGGCCCTGTTTATCGCACCGCTTGCGCTTGTTGTTCCATCCGCAGCGACGGCTCCGGCATTGATCATCGTGGGTGTGCTTATGATGAGTCAAGTGCGCAGCATTGAGTGGGATGATTTCCTGCAAGCTTTCCCTGCGTTCCTTACCATTGTATTGATGCCTTTCACAGGTGGAATCGCAAACGGGATCTCCGCAGGTATCGTATCTTATGTGATTCTGGCGGTGTTCAGTAACTTGGTTACAGAGCGTAAAGTGAAAATTCACTGGCTTATGTGGATCTTGGCGCTCATCGTAGTCTGCCGATACGTATTTATTGGCGGGGAGTAA